In the genome of Chloroherpetonaceae bacterium, the window GTAACCTAAGAATGCAAAAAGGCGCAACAACTGCGCCTTTTTTACCCTGCAAAACAGGTTTGGCTTAGCGGCCTCCTTCTCCCAGTGTCTTATTGAGCTGCTCATCCAGCAGCGAGCTAAAGCTGTCGTCGAAGATGTTTGAGAGATCGACTTCCATCTCCTCCGATGCGATCACCTCCAAAAGCTTCTCTTTGGCTTTTTTGGAGTAGATGCGGATTGTGCCCGGCGGAATGTTAGATTTGAAAATAATCTCCAAAATGTATCGCTCATTGATACTGACAAGATAAATGCTACGCGATTCGCCCTCATGAAAGAGCACTTCAAACGAAGTCTTCTCGCCGATTTGCTTTGCCATTTCAGCGGTGGCTACAAAATTTGAGGCTGCCAGCACGCTGAACACTTCCAAATCCTTATCCAGCAGGCCGCCATGCTTTGCTAACACTTGCCCTGTCATATCGCCTAAAATCACCGCTGTCGAACCTGTCTTGGTCGCAAATTCTTTCAGGATTTTCTCTGCAGCGTTGATTTGGTTTTCCGTCAAGTATACCTTCCGAAAGTCATCTTTGCCCGGGAAGCTCATAACGATTGGTTGATTTGTTGTTTTCGAAGACAGTTTCAATTTTTGCTTACACTACCCTACGAACATTCTTCATTTGATTGGGTGCAGGTCTTACGCTCTAACTTGAGCGATGCGTCCTACTACCAGTTTGCTCAACGCTGCTTGCTACAGCTGTTTTTGGAGTTCAGGCACCAACTTGGCGACCTGATAGCGGATGTTGCCTAACATTGCGCTTTGGTCCGCAATCACTGTCAAAATCACATTACCCTCAGGCAGCAATTTTGAAAAAATAATACCATTCTCATACTCCACCATACTCTGCTCTACCCTTCCCACATTCAGTTCTGCCCCAATGCTATCTGAGCTATGCAGTCCCCCAATTACAATTGCTCCAACCGTCTCCATATCAATTGTGGCACCTTCTCGCACTTTTTGCTCAATTACAAAACCATCTCGCCCGATCAACGCTGAGGCTCTTACACCATCAACTTTCGTTAGGGTCTCAAGTAACTCAGAAATTTCTACCATTGTTAGGTGGCAAAGGTGTTGCGCAATTATGAAGATACGACAATATATCTTGCCGAAATCGAAAATCCAAAGACTTGCAGCTTGCAATTGAGAACGGGAAATAGGTTAAGTCCCTACTCACTCTTTTCGTCTCTGAATTCTCTTACAGACTTGACACTTTGCCTTTCGCACGCTATATTTGTAGCTCATTTTTGCAGGCAATTATGAAAGCACTTGTCGAGATTTCGGATAAACAATTTTTCGTCCAGCAGGGTGACAGGCTCTTTGTGCCTAAGCAGAAAGCCAGCGAAGGAGACACTCTTACGCTAAGCAAAGTTCTGCTC includes:
- a CDS encoding roadblock/LC7 domain-containing protein, with the protein product MSFPGKDDFRKVYLTENQINAAEKILKEFATKTGSTAVILGDMTGQVLAKHGGLLDKDLEVFSVLAASNFVATAEMAKQIGEKTSFEVLFHEGESRSIYLVSINERYILEIIFKSNIPPGTIRIYSKKAKEKLLEVIASEEMEVDLSNIFDDSFSSLLDEQLNKTLGEGGR
- a CDS encoding roadblock/LC7 domain-containing protein, encoding MVEISELLETLTKVDGVRASALIGRDGFVIEQKVREGATIDMETVGAIVIGGLHSSDSIGAELNVGRVEQSMVEYENGIIFSKLLPEGNVILTVIADQSAMLGNIRYQVAKLVPELQKQL